The DNA sequence CAGCCACTGTTGGAGATTATCCGGAAACGCCAACAAAGTCCGGGAAACCTCTTGCCGGCCGATTCCGTCGCCGCGGACGAACTGGGGAGGAAAGGGGATATCGCCAGCGATCGTGCCAAGAGGATTCGCGGTCGGGCGGAGTTTTCGGATCTTGCGGATACCGATCGCCAACGCGCCGCCCAACTCCTGGAAACCGCCCGCGATTACTATGAACGATCGCTGCAACTGAATCCATGGGACGATGTAAGCTATACCGGCTTGGTGGACACGTATCTTGACCTTGCCGACGTTCATCTCTCGAGTCAAACCTACGACGCAGCCATCGAAGTGATTGAGAAATGGCTTGCGATTGGCGGCAGCAGTGACTACTATCTCTTTCTGCTCGGGGAGTGTTTTCGATCCACCGGGGATACGGCTCGCGCTCTCTTGGCCTATCGCAATGCGGAAGACCAATTGCTTCTCGCGACCTGTCAGAAGTCTGAGGGAATCGCGGCCGACACGATCCCTTCGTTCACCCAACGATTTTTCTCCACCTGGTGGCAGTACGTGTCCCTGCAGTACTCGTGTGAACTCAGTCTCGGTTTCAGCGCCGATGCCGTGCGCGATCTGGAGCGATGCGTTGAAATCTGCCGCGCGGCCGGAGATACGGTGAACTTGCGCATTCTGAAGGGCAACTTGGACGCGCTTGCCTGGGACTCCGGTGATTTGGAGGCCTTCATGCTTCGAAATAAGTATTCGGACTTCCTGAACGATGGCCGATACGAGGATGCGCGGGCGATTCTTAACGATCTTCTGCCTATTCTGGATAGTCCGAAGGCGATTTTCGAAGTGAGGTACTGGGCGGCAACGCTGGATTTCCACCTTCAGGAATACGAACAGGGACTGAAAGAGATGCGCAGTCTGCTTCGGGATCAGGGTTTCTCGGAAGTGGATTCTTCTCTGGATTCCGTCCTCACCAAATGGGGCAAAGACGGATTTGCCCGCCGACTGAAGGAGCAACGATCCCGAGCGTCGGATCCCCTACGGGAGTTGCTGGATAACTACTCGGCGGCGTGCTTCCGGTACGGAACCGAGATTGAAAAGATGCGGCGGGATCGAAAGCGCGCCTTTGTCTACTTCTATCAAGCGGCTCTGATACCGTCGAAGAATCAGACGGATGCTCTGCTGGCCTTGGCGGACTTGAGCGAGAATCAGCCCGAGCGAGCCGTATCCTACGCCGAAACGGCCATTGTCGTCTCCGATGAGGCGGCTCTCACCCCTGAGCAACGCAGCGGCCTGTACAAGATTCTCGTGCAAGCCTATCGTCGCTTGAACGACAAACCCCATGCCGAGCACTACCATAGACTCTATCTGAACTCATTGCCGGGAGCAACCCATCCATGACTCCTTCGCGAGGGATCGGTTCCCTGTTCGTCGTGCTCGTTCTGTTCGCAACGACGGAATCGCCGGCGCAGGTGGTTCGTCCGCAATTCAGCCGCAAGATAACGATCAGCGATTCCGTCTTTATTCACGACTTCATCCAGCAACAAGCGCTGCCCATTGGCGAGCGAGTGGATTCGCTGGAATTCCTCGATTTGGACGCCCGCGGCTTCAGCGAGAACGACTTCGTAGTCGTTTATCCGACCCGCGAGACGTTTCCTCTGGTCGAAATCGGCGAGCAAACCCGCGCCTACATGGAACAGTGGCAAACCGCCAATCCCTGGCAGGTCACGGCTCCACGAATGAGTTCCAGTCAATTGTTTGAGATGGCCGGCCGGCCGGAGGTGCGCTCTGCTCTGATGGGGATGCTGGGCTTTGTCTTGCGCGGACTCGAGGTTTTCTACGAGGGCACGAACGTTGAGGGTCGCTTTCGACAGGACAGTAATACGGTCTATATTGAATTGTGGAACTTCGATCCCGCGCTGTTCCAATATCGCGACCTCGAGGGCACGGGCATGTCGGATACCATCACCAGCTATGATCTGCTTCAAGTCGTGCGCGACGATACGTTGTTCTTGACGGATTCAACGTTGTTTGACGTTATCTACGTCTACAAAACTTTCCGGGACACCGTCTTCATTCCGCAGGTCGGTAAGTCTCCCAGCGAGAACGATGATCGGTAGACGCTCTCTTCTGTTCCTGACTCTCATTGGAATAACCGGCGCGATTCATGCGGGCGGGAAGGTGCGGCTTTCTATTCATCCTCTCGACGACTATCGCGCCGAGATCACGTGGGAGGGCCAGTCCCGGTGGTGGCAAATCGAACGCCAGAAGGAAGACGGCGCGTTCGTCGCTCTGGGCAGGTTCGATTCCAGTTCTCACAGCCTCTATGATACGACCCTCAGCGCCGGCTTTCGGTTCACCTATCGTCTATCGGGACGGACCTTGAACGACGAAGAAATCCTGATTCAGGACAGCGTTCGAACGTTCATGGATGCCGTGCGGATTGCGGGAATCGAGCCGCTAACCGGAAGTTCCGCCCTTATGTGGTGGGACTCGCTGGACTACGCCATCAAGAAGATCCGGGTCGTCGCCACGAAAGGATCGCAAACCGACGCGCGTGTGCTGACCGAGAAGAACGCTCGCGAGGGGTGGATCGTGCTTACGGATTTGGAGATCTATCGCGATTATGTTCTCCGCTTGGATGCCGTCTCGGATCACAGTGGTCCGGTGAGTGGAGCACCTGTCCGTTACGCGCACCGACCGCCCGTCGTGGAGTGGATATTCTTCCCGGCGGGCAGGTTTCGCATGGGAAGCCTGCTGGCCGACGAATCTCCCTTGCATAAGGTGCAGGTGTCCGCTTTCCTCATGTCCGCCACCGAGGTTACCAACCGGGAATATCTTCGATACTGTGATTCGGTTCGTTCGCCATATCCCTCGGATCCGGGATTTACCGGAAAATCAAATTACGTTCTCCAACATCCCACTTGTCCCGTGGCAAATGTGTCCTGGTACGACGCGATTTCCTACTGCAACTGGCTCAGTCGCCTCTCTGGTCTGAGACCCTCATACGAGAAAAACGGCGACCTTCGTCCGACGAATGGAATTCGTCTGCCGACTGAAGCCGAGTGGGAGCGTTCCGCGCGAATCTCCGGAGGCGAATTCCCATGGGGTAGTGCAAGCCCGACCCGTCAACTTGCCGTATTCCTGTCCGATACCGCCGGGCAAAAACGATCTTTCGGACCGGCCTCGGTCAAATCGTGTCCACCTGCACCCGCCGGTGTCTACGATCTGGCCGGAAACGTGTGGGAATGGTGCCATGACATCTACGGCCCGTATGCTGCGATGGACTCTATCTCCGTAGATCCCCAGGGAGCCGCCGAAGGTCCAACGCGGGTGTTGCGCGGGGGATCATGGGCGGATCCCGCCGACATGATGCGGGCTACCAACCGCGATCGCATGACGCCCACCGCGACACTGGCAACCGTTGGTTTCCGCGTGGTGCGTTCGGTATCCGTAACGCATCCCACGATAGTTAATCGGAGGATAGTTGAGAAAGATGGTCTATTACTTCCGTAGATTACTACTCGCTTCGTGCCTCCTATTCCTCTGCGGAGATCTGCTGGCTCTGACGATTATTCCACGAATTCAGGACAAAGGCCGGCAACCGATTCCGGACAGTCTGGGAGGGGGTGCAGCTCATTTGTTTGTGGTTCGCTTTGACTTGGAGCAAGAAGGAGTTCTCGCCTTCAACGTAATGCCTCGCGTGACGGGCGAAGGTGTTTCCCTCGTACAGGCTGCCGGTCACGTCGGCAGAGTGTCGGCGGGACCGGGAAAGGAAATGAGTCTGTGGCTGGAGATGCCGTCAGGTGCCACGCCTAAGATAACGCTTGATGCCAAACCCCGTGAGATGGGCGCTGCCCCCAGGATGAGCGAGTCTGCCACAACCGAGCCGCCCGCGCCGCCCGCGGTTTCGGAAGCGTCCAGCGACGCGAAGCAACCGCCGGCCGATGACACGCCCGTCATTGCACAACCGATGGAAGCCGTAAAAACCGCGGAGTCATCCGCTCCCCCGCCGGCTCCCGCGGAAACGCAATCTTCCGTGGCGATCGTTTCAACGGACTCCATCGTTTCTCCCGGTTTGGCCGAGTCACCGCCAGCGGAAACGGCGGCGAGCTCATTGCCACCCCAACCGATAGTGGAGCAGTCTCCGTCGCTTCCAACGCAAACAGCGCCACCAACCTCGGCTCCCCCCGCCACCGAGACGACATTAGAGGAAACGTCTGGTCGAATGGATTCGATTCCATCTTCGAAAATAGAGGACGTCCCGGTGCCGTCTGAACCGGTGTCATCGGATGCTTTGGCCCGGGTCGGCGAGACTCCGGTTGCGCAGCTATCCTCCCAAAGTCCAGTTACGGCTGTTCCTCCTGCCGTGACGTCATCTGCTGAGGAATCTCCAATCAACGAGCCTGAGACTCCGGAAATACCGATCCCGGTTTCCGAACCCGTAGCCGTGAGCGGTGAGGAGCAGATCATCCCCGATACGGTGCCTGAGACGGCCGCAAGATTGTCTTCTGTGTCTCATGAAAAAGAACCGAAGTCAGACGACGTTGATTCCGCTGACGCCGGTCAGGTAATGCTGGCCGCTCGGCTGGAATTGCCTCTGGCGGGAACGATCTCGCCATCGTTCGACTGGAAAGCAGACATGGTTTGGATCGAAGGCCGGGAACTGGAATGGCCTTCCCTCGATCGGCAGAGAAATGCCGCATCGAAAAGTAACCTCCGGCGACGCTGTAAGGGATTCCGTATTGACCGCACCGAGGTCACGAACCAACAGTTTGCGGCGTTTCTGTCGGCTTCCAGCGAGAATCTGCGGTTTTTCGACCGCCGCATGGACATTGTCGCCGTTGAGGCGGGACAATTCCGCGCCGTGGCCGGCAAAGAGCATTTCCCGGTTTCATACGTGGATTGGCTGGGTGCCTATTCGTTCGCCGCTTGGGCCGGAAAGAGCCTGCCGACCGAAGACGAGTGGATCCTGGCATCGCTGGGGGAGCGGACTCTGCAACCGGCGACCACGATGTATCCGTGGGGAACCGATCGCCCCGACTCCTTGAAACTTAATTCCTTTCATGCTTCGAGTCTTCCCGCACTGATGCGGGTCGGTTCGCTTCCGAACGGCAAGAGTTCCACGGGCGTGGTGGATCTGGCCGGCAACGTCGCCGAGTGGACTCTGACGGGAGCGGCGTCTGGGAAAACGAGCGCCGCATCTGAGGACTGGATGGTTACGAAAGGCGGCAGCTACCTCGATCTGCCGGCGCACTGTTCAGTAACGCAACGCGCGATTCACCATCGTGACGAGCGGCTTGCGGGTCTGGGTTTCCGTTGCGTGGTGCGCGAGAAACCGTAATGGTGCAAATGCGAACCTGTGCTGGCCTGTTCGTTGTGCTGGGGATTCTGGTTGCCGGCTACGCCGTCGCAACCGTTCCCAAACGAAAGGGCAAGATCATTCCTGCTCCTGCCGTCATCGCAAGGGCGATGCCGGACTGCAATGTGCAAGTTTCGTGGCCACGCACCAACAGAATCGTTGTCCTGGAACGAAAGCTCGGAAACGAAACTCTGTTCAGTCCGCTTGAAGTGATGGACACCGGAACGTCGCACTATATTGACAGTACGGTTCCCGCGAATCAGATCGTTGTCTATCGGCTGGTCCCGCAGCATTTTCAGTACCTGTCTGAGATCGGGAAGGAAGCCGGCACCATGGTTTCCTTCCCCGCGCCCCCGGCTCCCTCGCTGAGACGCGTTGCCGTGGACTCGGTGGTGGTGACTGTTTCGGCGTGGCATGAGTTTGCCCTGGCTGCCATCATCGAACGGCGTATTCATGGAGTGTATGCGGAAATCGGACGAATCCCTCCGAAGGAAACCGAATTTCTGGACGGTGGAATGTCCGTGGGCGGTTACCAGCGCTATCGGTTGCGCTATCAGGGAAGCACCTACGTGGGGCCGCCCTCAGCATCCGACAGTATTCTGCTGAATCTCGATCCCCCCGTCGGTCTCCTGCTTACGGATGTGGATGATCACACGGTGCGACTTTCGTGGGAATCCGCGTCGGAACTTGCCGCGGCTTCCGAAGTCGAAAAACGTTCGGTGGATGGTGTCTTTCGTTATCGCCTTTCTAAGGGAACGTCTACGTGGACCGATTCCGAACGACGAGCGGGAGCGATTACGCTATACTCCGTTCGTTTCATCTGCAATGAGGATTCCAGCGACTTCAGCCGTCCGGTTTCTTCGGACTTCATTCTTGAACCGGTGACCGGCTTGGCCGCCGACTCGATTCACGATCTTGCCGTTCGTTTGGCGTGGTCTCCCCCGAGACACAACGCCACGAGCTACGTCGTCGAGCGATCCACCGATAGCCTGTCCTATGCGTCGCTCGCCGTTTTGCCGGCCGGAGTTCACGAATACGCGGACACAACGGTGTCTCGGGGGCAGCGGTATTTCTATCGAGTGCGAAGCTTGGCGCGGGACGGCACGATGGTCTTTTCCAAACCGATCGTCGAAAGCATCCCCTCCGTTACGCGAGGAATGGTGTTGGTTTCCGGCGAGGGCCAGGGCGCTTCCTTCTACATGGATGCACTGGAAGTCACCGTCGAGCAGTACGTCGCCTTTTGCCACGCCACGCGGCGCGAGCCGCCCCCGGATCCGGGATTTTCCGGATACGTCAACTACTGGACCCGGCCAACGCAGTGCCCGGCCGTCAACGTATCTTGGAAAGACGCCCTGCAATTCTGTAACTGGCGAAGCACGATCGTGGGCCTTCAAACTGCCTACGACTCCCTGGGCAATGCCATTTCCGGCAGCAACGGTTTTCGTCTTCCCTCCCGTGAACTCTACTGGCGGGCCTGGGCTTGTCGTTCCGATTCCGTTTCGAATCTTTTGGACGCCGACGACGGATGGGAAACCGTCTGTTGCGCTCCCATGATCGAGGCCGACTTCCCGCACGTGCGCCATTTGAAAGGCAACGTATGGGAGTGGGTGGAAGATATGGTGGAAGACAGCGCGCGGATGGTTCTGGGCGGATCGTACTGCACGCCGTCGAATCTGGCCAACGCTATCCCGGAGTTCTGCTATCGTGAGGAGTATCGCTCGCCGTCTCTGGGCTTTCGCTGCGTGTTGTACAATCCGTGAAGCGGGCAGCGTGGAAGCCATGTGGGAGAGCGTATTTAGGAACGGCGGGGCCGCCGATCGTGGCGAAAACGACCGCCGGCAGGATCCGCTGCTACAGTAGTCCCTCGCCAATAACCAACCTATCCACTTGAACTATGCCAGAGAATCCGGAGGGTGCAATGAAATCGAAACTCGCTGGACTCCTTCTGTGTGTCCTGTGCCCCGTTCTGACGGCCGTCGCACAGGACACGTTCCATTACTGGGTGCCTTATGTGGATACCGTTCATGTCGGAGCGAGTGACACCTGGCATTGGCTTCGCATGGATGCGCTCGATGATAGCACTCTGATCACGATCCACGGCGACACGGCCACGTTTTTCTGCATGCGACTCAGTCCGTTCTGCTCGAGCGCCCGCAACTGCGCGAAGGACTGCACGTCTCCGCGAGCAAGCAAGTCCAAATGTACTATCTTCTGAATACGTTCAACCACAGCCGATATGAGGACGGTGGACTCTCCTATTCAATCTTGGAAGAAAGATTTCTGGGCACGGACTACTGGATTCCCGTACCCAATCAGGTGGTGTCAATTCTCGCCATCCGCGATAACACGACGGTGACCGTCGGCAGCTCCAGCTGTGTACTGCAGGCGGGGGAAACAGCCCAGCGTCCCAACGTCGCGGTGGGAACTCACGTGACGAGCAGCGCGCCGATCATGGTGGTGGCGGCGAACTATGAAGCTGACCACTATGGCGCCACCTACGCCCTCGAGGTACCGCCGGTAACGGGGCTGGGCTGCGCGTATTTCAGCCCGCACTCGCACGCGCACGGCTATCAGGATGCGACGGATATGAGTCGGATCTGCATTCTGGCAACGGAAGACGGAACCATGGTGAGCGTTGGCGGGAGTCCGATTTCTCTGGATGCGGGGCAGTTCGCAGAATTCAGCGATACGGCCGGGATTGACGTGCAGAGCAACCATCCGATTTATGCGGTGTACATCAATGACGTCCATGCGCGGGACCCGTGGGCCGGTGAATATCGTCACTATCAGTATGCGTTTCCCCTGGTCTCGGCGAGTGATTCGCTGTTTCAGGGCGTTATTGAGCCGAGCAACACGGCCGGAGACGTGGAGATTTGCGTGGTGTCGCTGCGTGCCGGCAACGTCATCACGTTTTCCACGGAAGGAGTGGTTAGACGCACAGACACTCTGTCTTTAGGTCAGAGATTGTATATTCACATCGGGGACATCCCGGGATGGGCGGATCATTCGCTTTCGATTCTTGCCCGGCAGCCGGGCGTTCAGATGACCCGCTCCGTGCGCTGCGGCTGGGCCGGTGTCTCCGAAACGACATGGGGCACTTCCCTCTGGGGCAAAGCCATCCCCCGCGTCCTGAATACGTCACCGTTCAGAACCGTGCTGCCCGAGCACTGCACTCTTCGACAGAACTATCCAAATCCCTTCAACACGTCAACAATGATCTCCTATGATCTCTCGAGATCTGGATACGTGTCTCTTCGCGTTTCGGATCTGCTTGGCCGCGAAGTGGCTGTGTTGGAAGAGGGCTTTGTCGAGGCCGGAACGCATCAAGTGATATTTGGCGGCAATGGGCTGGCATCGGGAATCTACTTCGTGCAGCTGAATGTGGGCACCTCTTCTCAGACGAAAAAGCTCATGCTGTTGAAGTAGATCATTCCCAATGTAGAGCGCCTCGCGAGTTGTCGCCTTCCTGCACGTTCCATCTGGCAGCCATAGACTTCGTGAGAATCTGATGTCCGATTCGATCCTGCCGATTCACTATGTCTGTACCCATGAACAGGCCCGAGCACTGATCGAAGCGCGACGGCAGTTCTTCATCTCGAACTGCGGTTGCCGCGAAGACCACGGCGCGTGCAAACGATCTCGCATGGATGTTTGTCTGAGTTTTAGCGCATCCGATACGGGCAGTGGCACAGGCTTGCGGCCTGCTACCCTCGAAGACGCGCTCGCAATCCTGCTGGAAGCTCAGAACAAGCAGCTGGTTGCCCGTCCGTTTCGTAATGATGATCGCAATGCAACCAGCGGGATCTGTTTCTGCTGTGACGATTGTTGCAGTTACTTTGCCAATCCCGAAGAGCCGTGTGACAGAGGAGAATTGGTCGCCGCCACGGATTTCGATGATTGTACTCACTGCGGTTTCTGCATGGATGTCTGTCATTTCCATGCCCGTGAGATGATGGATGGCAAGTTGGTCGAGCGGATTGATGCCTGCTATGGTTGTGGCTTGTGTGTTAGCGCCTGTCCTGAAGAGTGTATCTCGATGAGAGCGCGGTATTGACCGGACTGCACACCTTGTGTTGGACGCGGATTCCTGTCTTAGGCGGGGGGGGGAGGGCGGTTTGTTTGTAGTGATATTCGCATTCAGCGGAGGGCACTCCGCCCTCGGTTACCTGTACCCGGTGGCCTTCGAACGTCAACAAGACCAAACCGTCCCCATGGCATACGTGACACTTCCCACTGTCCAGAAAATGGGGTACACTCCAAGCTGAACACAATAACAAAAAACCAAGCGTAAGTGCTTGGTTTTATTAGAGCCGCTGAACGGACTCGAACCGTTGACCTGCTGATTACGAATCAGCTGCTCTACCAACTGAGCTACAGCGGCTTGCGAAAAATCAAGAACCTAAGTATACTAATCGGCAGTGCAATTGTCAAGCCGGTCCGAAGGCACTCATTGCGACACGTAAGTCATAATTTTTTCGCCAGTTCCACAGTAGACGTCGCTCCCCGGCTGATCGGCAAGGTCATCGAATTCGCTGGTTTTCGGGGGCGAATTGTGGAGGTCGAGGCCTACACCGATGATCCCGCCTCGCACGGCCATCGGCGGACGGAGCGCTCGGCCATCATGTACGAGACGCACGGATTCGTGTACGTGTACTTCATCTATGGCATGTACCACTGCCTGAATTTCACGACCGACAAGAGTACGGTGGGGGCGGTTCTGATTCGCGCGGTCGAGCCAATTGATGGAATCGAAGTGATGAAGAAGCGACGCGGAGTGGATGACGTTCATCGCTTGTGCAACGGGCCGGGGAAACTCTGCGAAGCGTTCGGGATTGATTTGTCGCTGAATTGGACGAAGGTGGGGGAGCGGCTCAAACTCTATCACGGTCCGGCCGGATTAGTCGCGACCGGCCCTCGTATCGGGATCGTTAAGGCTCGCGACCTGCACTGGCGGTTCTTCGAGGCCGGCAGTCCGTTTGTGAGCCGGAAGGGATAGTCGCTCGGCGAGGTCCAGTGTGAGATAGTAGCT is a window from the bacterium genome containing:
- a CDS encoding formylglycine-generating enzyme family protein; this encodes MRTCAGLFVVLGILVAGYAVATVPKRKGKIIPAPAVIARAMPDCNVQVSWPRTNRIVVLERKLGNETLFSPLEVMDTGTSHYIDSTVPANQIVVYRLVPQHFQYLSEIGKEAGTMVSFPAPPAPSLRRVAVDSVVVTVSAWHEFALAAIIERRIHGVYAEIGRIPPKETEFLDGGMSVGGYQRYRLRYQGSTYVGPPSASDSILLNLDPPVGLLLTDVDDHTVRLSWESASELAAASEVEKRSVDGVFRYRLSKGTSTWTDSERRAGAITLYSVRFICNEDSSDFSRPVSSDFILEPVTGLAADSIHDLAVRLAWSPPRHNATSYVVERSTDSLSYASLAVLPAGVHEYADTTVSRGQRYFYRVRSLARDGTMVFSKPIVESIPSVTRGMVLVSGEGQGASFYMDALEVTVEQYVAFCHATRREPPPDPGFSGYVNYWTRPTQCPAVNVSWKDALQFCNWRSTIVGLQTAYDSLGNAISGSNGFRLPSRELYWRAWACRSDSVSNLLDADDGWETVCCAPMIEADFPHVRHLKGNVWEWVEDMVEDSARMVLGGSYCTPSNLANAIPEFCYREEYRSPSLGFRCVLYNP
- a CDS encoding 4Fe-4S binding protein, giving the protein MSDSILPIHYVCTHEQARALIEARRQFFISNCGCREDHGACKRSRMDVCLSFSASDTGSGTGLRPATLEDALAILLEAQNKQLVARPFRNDDRNATSGICFCCDDCCSYFANPEEPCDRGELVAATDFDDCTHCGFCMDVCHFHAREMMDGKLVERIDACYGCGLCVSACPEECISMRARY
- a CDS encoding T9SS type A sorting domain-containing protein; this encodes MYYLLNTFNHSRYEDGGLSYSILEERFLGTDYWIPVPNQVVSILAIRDNTTVTVGSSSCVLQAGETAQRPNVAVGTHVTSSAPIMVVAANYEADHYGATYALEVPPVTGLGCAYFSPHSHAHGYQDATDMSRICILATEDGTMVSVGGSPISLDAGQFAEFSDTAGIDVQSNHPIYAVYINDVHARDPWAGEYRHYQYAFPLVSASDSLFQGVIEPSNTAGDVEICVVSLRAGNVITFSTEGVVRRTDTLSLGQRLYIHIGDIPGWADHSLSILARQPGVQMTRSVRCGWAGVSETTWGTSLWGKAIPRVLNTSPFRTVLPEHCTLRQNYPNPFNTSTMISYDLSRSGYVSLRVSDLLGREVAVLEEGFVEAGTHQVIFGGNGLASGIYFVQLNVGTSSQTKKLMLLK
- a CDS encoding formylglycine-generating enzyme family protein: MSHEKEPKSDDVDSADAGQVMLAARLELPLAGTISPSFDWKADMVWIEGRELEWPSLDRQRNAASKSNLRRRCKGFRIDRTEVTNQQFAAFLSASSENLRFFDRRMDIVAVEAGQFRAVAGKEHFPVSYVDWLGAYSFAAWAGKSLPTEDEWILASLGERTLQPATTMYPWGTDRPDSLKLNSFHASSLPALMRVGSLPNGKSSTGVVDLAGNVAEWTLTGAASGKTSAASEDWMVTKGGSYLDLPAHCSVTQRAIHHRDERLAGLGFRCVVREKP
- a CDS encoding DNA-3-methyladenine glycosylase, translated to MRHVSHNFFASSTVDVAPRLIGKVIEFAGFRGRIVEVEAYTDDPASHGHRRTERSAIMYETHGFVYVYFIYGMYHCLNFTTDKSTVGAVLIRAVEPIDGIEVMKKRRGVDDVHRLCNGPGKLCEAFGIDLSLNWTKVGERLKLYHGPAGLVATGPRIGIVKARDLHWRFFEAGSPFVSRKG
- a CDS encoding formylglycine-generating enzyme family protein, whose product is MIGRRSLLFLTLIGITGAIHAGGKVRLSIHPLDDYRAEITWEGQSRWWQIERQKEDGAFVALGRFDSSSHSLYDTTLSAGFRFTYRLSGRTLNDEEILIQDSVRTFMDAVRIAGIEPLTGSSALMWWDSLDYAIKKIRVVATKGSQTDARVLTEKNAREGWIVLTDLEIYRDYVLRLDAVSDHSGPVSGAPVRYAHRPPVVEWIFFPAGRFRMGSLLADESPLHKVQVSAFLMSATEVTNREYLRYCDSVRSPYPSDPGFTGKSNYVLQHPTCPVANVSWYDAISYCNWLSRLSGLRPSYEKNGDLRPTNGIRLPTEAEWERSARISGGEFPWGSASPTRQLAVFLSDTAGQKRSFGPASVKSCPPAPAGVYDLAGNVWEWCHDIYGPYAAMDSISVDPQGAAEGPTRVLRGGSWADPADMMRATNRDRMTPTATLATVGFRVVRSVSVTHPTIVNRRIVEKDGLLLP